In Anaerostipes hadrus ATCC 29173 = JCM 17467, a single genomic region encodes these proteins:
- the rimM gene encoding ribosome maturation factor RimM (Essential for efficient processing of 16S rRNA), producing the protein MEEFLQVGAIANTHGIAGEVKVFPMTDDIKRFKKLKEVYLDTGKERKLLHVVSCKFVKNQPVLRFKEFSNINEVEMYKRKGLFVTRDQAVPLEKDEYFIADLIGLSVIREDNGEVLGELTDVLQTGANDVYEVKMEDGKEVLLPAIRECIKNVDLQKGEITVHVMKGLLDE; encoded by the coding sequence ATGGAAGAATTCTTACAAGTAGGAGCAATCGCCAACACACACGGCATCGCTGGGGAAGTCAAAGTATTTCCGATGACAGATGATATCAAACGATTTAAGAAATTAAAAGAAGTATATTTAGATACAGGAAAAGAAAGAAAACTATTACACGTAGTGTCATGCAAATTCGTAAAGAACCAGCCGGTTTTGAGATTTAAAGAATTTTCAAATATCAACGAAGTAGAGATGTATAAAAGAAAAGGCCTGTTTGTTACAAGAGATCAGGCAGTACCTCTTGAAAAAGACGAATACTTTATCGCAGATCTGATCGGTCTTTCTGTGATCAGAGAGGATAATGGAGAAGTTCTTGGGGAATTAACTGATGTTTTACAGACGGGTGCAAATGATGTCTATGAAGTGAAGATGGAAGATGGAAAAGAAGTTTTACTTCCAGCGATCAGAGAATGCATTAAGAATGTGGATCTTCAAAAAGGTGAGATCACAGTCCATGTCATGAAAGGATTATTAGATGAATAG
- a CDS encoding Cof-type HAD-IIB family hydrolase — MGENRIKLVAADMDGTLLNRERKITKYTQNVIKKAMAQGVYFVPATGRAVNALPPELKEMEGIRYGIFSNGATIYDLKEEKVIYKNHFEMDRVLELMDFLKQFDLMESISLNGQSYANKKEMENIDYYELDSNTKAIVQGSRVLVDDLEMFVKEQSTTVEKTTLLFKTMEERRRAADALSKIEDIQFSSSLPKNLEISKKGCNKGDGLFHLAKILNIQKEEIMSCGDADNDRELLESAGLAVVMENGLDSMKAIADYITVSNQENGVAKAMEKFVLR; from the coding sequence ATGGGGGAAAATAGGATTAAGCTTGTCGCAGCGGATATGGATGGAACACTGTTGAATCGAGAGCGTAAGATTACAAAGTATACACAGAATGTGATCAAAAAAGCAATGGCACAAGGTGTTTATTTCGTTCCGGCTACAGGAAGAGCTGTGAATGCATTACCGCCAGAGTTAAAAGAGATGGAAGGAATTCGCTATGGGATTTTCAGTAATGGTGCAACCATTTATGACTTAAAAGAAGAAAAAGTGATTTATAAAAATCATTTTGAAATGGATCGAGTTTTAGAGTTGATGGATTTTCTTAAGCAATTTGATCTAATGGAAAGTATTAGTTTAAATGGGCAATCCTATGCTAACAAAAAAGAAATGGAAAATATTGATTATTATGAACTTGATTCAAATACAAAAGCAATTGTGCAGGGGTCGAGAGTTCTTGTTGATGATTTAGAGATGTTTGTAAAAGAACAGTCAACAACTGTTGAGAAGACAACTTTATTATTTAAGACGATGGAAGAAAGACGAAGAGCAGCGGATGCATTGAGTAAGATTGAAGACATTCAGTTTTCAAGTTCTCTTCCAAAGAATCTTGAGATTTCTAAGAAAGGCTGTAATAAAGGAGATGGTCTGTTCCATCTTGCAAAGATCTTGAATATTCAAAAAGAAGAGATTATGAGTTGTGGGGATGCAGACAATGACAGAGAACTTTTAGAAAGTGCAGGACTTGCGGTTGTTATGGAAAATGGCCTTGATTCTATGAAAGCGATCGCAGACTATATTACGGTTTCCAATCAGGAAAATGGAGTCGCAAAGGCAATGGAGAAATTTGTATTAAGGTAA
- the trmD gene encoding tRNA (guanosine(37)-N1)-methyltransferase TrmD: protein MNRFHILTLFPEMVMDGLNTSIIGRAIEAGLLEINAVNIRDYSTNKHMKVDDYPYGGGAGLVMQPEPVYRAYKDLEKDMKKKPRVVYLTPQGTTFHQEMAKELAKEEELVFLCGHYEGIDERVLEEIVTDYVSIGDYVLTGGELPAMVMIDSISRLVPGVLHNDDSAGDESFENGLLEYPQYTRPPVFLDKEVPEVLLSGHHENIRKWRHEQSVKRTKERRPDLWEAYEKEMKEKDGGK, encoded by the coding sequence ATGAATAGATTTCATATATTAACATTATTTCCAGAGATGGTGATGGACGGGTTGAATACAAGTATCATCGGAAGAGCGATTGAAGCAGGACTTCTTGAGATCAATGCGGTCAATATTCGTGACTATTCTACCAATAAACATATGAAAGTGGATGATTACCCATATGGAGGCGGAGCCGGACTTGTGATGCAGCCAGAGCCGGTTTACCGTGCGTATAAAGACCTTGAAAAAGATATGAAGAAGAAACCAAGAGTTGTCTATCTGACGCCGCAAGGGACAACATTTCATCAGGAGATGGCAAAGGAACTTGCAAAAGAAGAAGAATTAGTTTTTTTATGTGGGCATTATGAAGGAATCGATGAGAGGGTTTTGGAAGAAATAGTCACAGATTATGTATCAATCGGAGATTATGTATTGACTGGTGGGGAATTGCCTGCAATGGTGATGATCGATTCAATTTCAAGATTGGTTCCAGGTGTTTTACATAATGATGATTCCGCTGGGGATGAATCTTTCGAAAATGGGTTGCTTGAATATCCACAGTATACAAGACCACCAGTGTTTTTAGATAAAGAGGTGCCAGAAGTTCTTTTATCCGGACATCACGAGAATATCCGCAAATGGAGGCATGAACAGTCAGTCAAACGTACCAAAGAGAGAAGACCGGATCTATGGGAGGCATATGAGAAGGAGATGAAAGAAAAAGATGGGGGAAAATAG
- a CDS encoding OPT family oligopeptide transporter gives MEKKNDFKPFISADKVLPEFTVTSVILGMILAVIFGGANAYLGLRVGMTVSASIPAAVISMGVIRVILKKDSILENNMVQTIGSAGESLAAGAIFTIPAIFIWASEKGSGVTAPSFVSIALIALCGGILGVLFMVPLRTALIVEEHGVLPYPEGTACAEVLLAGEEGGSKSKVVFAGLGIAAVYKFIADGLKLFPSEVEFSMQGQYTTSVGMDVLPALAGVGYICGVQVSSYLFAGGVLSYLVLIPTIAYFGGDSLSKVVDETGKALAFNQLGASQIWSNYVRYIGAGAVAAGGLISLIKTFPTMIKTFGHAMKGFGKKGDSQLRTQQDISMKVVLGGILIIAVLIWLLPEIPVSFLGAVMIVVFGFFFATVSSRMVGIVGSSNNPVSGMAIATLIVTTFILKATGNTGAAGMVSAISIGTVICIVAAMAGDTSQDLKTGYIVGATPRLQQIGELIGAIVAAFAIGGVMYLLNAAWGFGSDQIPAPQATLMKMVVEGVMGGTLPWVLIFMGVFIAIVVEILGIPVLAFSIGLYLPIYLSTPIMVGGLIRWFIDNKRKYDSDAARKDGSDRGVLYAAGMIAGEGIVGILLAVLAVFGVADKINLSSVYGAAFQSVGNWVGLAAFVVLLAILFYFTRNKKTIEVDAK, from the coding sequence ATGGAAAAGAAAAATGACTTTAAGCCTTTTATTTCCGCAGATAAAGTATTACCAGAGTTTACAGTTACATCAGTAATCCTTGGTATGATACTGGCGGTTATATTTGGTGGTGCAAACGCTTATTTGGGGCTAAGAGTTGGTATGACTGTATCAGCCTCCATTCCAGCGGCAGTTATTTCCATGGGTGTGATCCGTGTGATCTTAAAGAAAGATTCCATCCTTGAAAATAACATGGTACAGACAATTGGTTCAGCAGGTGAATCATTAGCAGCAGGAGCAATCTTTACAATCCCTGCTATTTTTATTTGGGCATCAGAAAAGGGAAGTGGAGTTACTGCTCCATCTTTTGTATCTATCGCATTGATCGCGCTTTGCGGTGGTATTTTAGGAGTACTTTTTATGGTACCTCTTCGTACAGCCCTCATCGTAGAAGAACATGGGGTACTTCCTTATCCTGAAGGAACAGCTTGTGCAGAAGTGCTTTTAGCTGGAGAAGAAGGAGGAAGTAAATCTAAAGTTGTATTTGCAGGACTCGGAATTGCGGCAGTTTATAAATTTATTGCAGATGGTTTAAAACTTTTCCCTAGTGAAGTTGAATTTTCAATGCAGGGACAGTATACAACATCCGTTGGTATGGATGTTCTTCCGGCATTAGCAGGTGTAGGTTATATCTGTGGTGTGCAGGTATCAAGCTATCTTTTTGCAGGTGGTGTGCTATCTTATCTTGTATTAATTCCTACAATTGCTTATTTTGGCGGAGATTCTTTATCAAAAGTTGTCGATGAGACAGGAAAAGCACTTGCATTTAATCAGTTAGGTGCAAGCCAGATCTGGAGTAACTATGTCAGATATATTGGTGCCGGTGCAGTAGCAGCTGGTGGTCTGATCAGTCTGATCAAGACATTCCCAACAATGATCAAGACATTTGGACATGCTATGAAGGGATTCGGTAAGAAAGGTGACAGCCAGTTAAGAACACAGCAGGATATTTCTATGAAAGTGGTTCTTGGAGGAATCCTGATCATTGCAGTTTTAATCTGGTTATTACCAGAGATTCCAGTAAGCTTCTTGGGAGCAGTGATGATTGTTGTATTTGGTTTCTTCTTTGCAACGGTATCATCTAGAATGGTTGGTATTGTAGGAAGTAGTAATAACCCAGTATCAGGTATGGCGATCGCGACACTGATCGTAACAACATTTATCTTAAAAGCAACTGGGAATACAGGTGCAGCAGGTATGGTATCAGCGATTTCTATTGGTACTGTTATCTGTATCGTAGCAGCTATGGCAGGAGATACTTCACAGGACTTAAAGACAGGTTATATCGTAGGTGCGACACCTAGATTACAGCAGATCGGAGAATTGATCGGTGCGATCGTAGCAGCATTTGCGATCGGAGGAGTTATGTACCTTCTGAACGCAGCATGGGGATTCGGTTCTGATCAGATCCCAGCACCACAGGCAACATTGATGAAGATGGTCGTTGAAGGTGTTATGGGTGGTACATTACCATGGGTATTGATTTTCATGGGTGTGTTTATCGCAATCGTTGTTGAAATCCTTGGAATTCCAGTGTTAGCATTTTCAATCGGTCTTTATTTACCAATTTACTTAAGTACACCGATCATGGTTGGTGGACTGATTCGTTGGTTTATTGACAATAAGAGAAAATATGACAGTGATGCGGCAAGAAAAGACGGATCAGATCGAGGAGTCCTTTATGCTGCAGGTATGATTGCAGGAGAAGGTATCGTTGGTATCCTTCTGGCTGTACTGGCAGTATTTGGTGTTGCAGATAAGATCAATCTGTCATCTGTATATGGAGCTGCCTTCCAGAGTGTAGGTAACTGGGTAGGTTTAGCAGCTTTTGTAGTATTGTTAGCTATATTATTCTACTTCACAAGAAATAAAAAGACGATTGAAGTAGACGCAAAATAA
- a CDS encoding aminoacyl-histidine dipeptidase yields MSVLGELQPNKVFKYFEEICSIPHGSRNLQQISDYLVDFAKAHELKYRQDEDLNVIIWKDGSKGYEASEPVILQGHMDMVAVKEADCDKDMEKEGLDLEINGDYISAKGTSLGGDDGIAVAYTLAVLDDEEMAHPPIEAIFTVNEEIGMLGAATIDVSDLKGRLFMNMDSEDEGVFTVSCAGGASVICKIPYETETVNASVIEIKMTGFAGGHSGVEIIKGRLNANCAMARVLLSLFNEVEMQLVSVNGGEKDNAIAKFSEASVAVLPEELEAAKQIVEDTFAQIKEEYKVTDPDAKLTVNVKEAANIKTFTEDTTFAVVTAMVHMPNGVQRMNPEIEGLVQTSLNMGILTTEESEVQMTFAVRSSSETEKQYLIDQLTSLTETLGGNVEIAGPYPGWEYKADSRLREVMVEAYKHLYNGEEPVVEGIHAGLECGIFASKLPGLDAVSFGPQMEHIHTTNEVLSISSTERTWELVVKTLAALK; encoded by the coding sequence ATGTCAGTATTAGGAGAATTACAGCCAAACAAAGTATTTAAATATTTTGAGGAGATTTGTTCAATCCCTCACGGATCAAGAAATCTGCAGCAGATTAGCGATTATCTGGTAGATTTTGCAAAAGCACATGAATTAAAATACAGACAGGATGAAGATCTGAATGTGATCATCTGGAAAGATGGATCCAAAGGATATGAGGCTTCTGAACCAGTCATCCTTCAGGGACATATGGACATGGTTGCAGTCAAAGAAGCAGATTGCGATAAAGATATGGAAAAAGAAGGATTGGATCTGGAAATCAATGGAGATTATATTTCAGCAAAAGGAACTTCTTTAGGTGGAGATGATGGAATTGCGGTTGCATATACACTTGCAGTGTTAGACGATGAAGAAATGGCACACCCACCAATCGAAGCAATCTTTACAGTTAATGAAGAAATCGGTATGCTTGGAGCAGCAACTATTGATGTTTCAGATCTTAAGGGACGTTTATTTATGAACATGGATTCTGAAGACGAAGGAGTGTTTACAGTCAGCTGTGCAGGTGGAGCATCCGTAATCTGTAAGATTCCATATGAGACAGAAACTGTCAATGCATCTGTCATTGAAATCAAGATGACTGGATTTGCAGGTGGGCATTCTGGTGTCGAGATCATCAAAGGACGTTTGAACGCAAACTGTGCAATGGCAAGAGTATTGTTAAGTCTGTTTAATGAGGTTGAAATGCAGCTTGTTTCCGTAAATGGTGGAGAAAAAGACAATGCGATCGCTAAGTTTAGCGAAGCATCTGTTGCAGTACTTCCAGAAGAATTAGAAGCAGCAAAACAGATCGTTGAAGATACATTTGCACAGATCAAAGAAGAATATAAAGTCACAGATCCAGATGCAAAATTAACAGTGAATGTAAAAGAAGCAGCAAATATAAAAACATTCACAGAAGATACAACATTTGCAGTAGTAACAGCAATGGTTCATATGCCAAATGGTGTTCAGAGAATGAATCCAGAGATTGAAGGATTGGTACAGACATCACTGAATATGGGAATTTTAACAACAGAAGAATCTGAAGTACAGATGACATTTGCAGTTAGAAGTTCCAGTGAGACAGAAAAACAGTATCTGATCGATCAATTAACATCTCTTACAGAAACATTAGGAGGGAATGTAGAGATTGCAGGACCATATCCAGGATGGGAATACAAAGCAGATTCCAGATTACGTGAGGTTATGGTTGAAGCATATAAACATTTATACAACGGAGAAGAACCAGTTGTTGAAGGTATTCATGCAGGACTTGAATGTGGAATCTTTGCTTCTAAATTGCCGGGGCTTGATGCAGTATCCTTTGGACCACAGATGGAACATATTCATACAACAAATGAGGTGTTGAGTATCTCATCTACAGAACGTACATGGGAACTGGTTGTGAAAACGTTGGCTGCTTTGAAATAA
- a CDS encoding PqqD family protein — MKEKKNYIDNIPKINDMKWDVSEDGIVEITVENTGFYNTIAQKIFKKPRYSFIKLDEYGSFVWQKIDGKKSIYEIGKELQAVHEGAATQLYERLSQYFAILERNKYIVFEE; from the coding sequence ATGAAAGAAAAGAAGAATTATATTGACAACATCCCGAAGATCAATGATATGAAATGGGATGTGTCAGAAGATGGAATTGTAGAAATTACAGTAGAAAATACTGGATTTTATAATACGATCGCGCAGAAAATATTTAAAAAGCCACGTTACAGTTTTATCAAATTAGATGAATATGGAAGTTTTGTGTGGCAGAAAATTGATGGAAAGAAAAGTATTTATGAGATAGGAAAAGAACTTCAAGCAGTTCATGAAGGTGCAGCAACACAGTTATATGAAAGATTATCACAGTATTTTGCAATTTTAGAAAGAAATAAATACATTGTTTTTGAAGAATAA